A section of the Oryza sativa Japonica Group chromosome 1, ASM3414082v1 genome encodes:
- the LOC107277035 gene encoding phosphatidylinositol 4-kinase gamma 4, with the protein MHAGNILTCRDEQGHGLSLVTIDNGYCLPESFEDCTFEWLCWPQCRQPFSEEMVEYIRSLDAEEDIAILRFHGWDMSGKCERILCVTTMLLKKGVDTGLAAFHMRSILCRDGARRSPE; encoded by the exons ATGCACGCTGGCAACATCCTCACCTGCAGAGACGAACAAGGCCATGGCCTCTCCCTGGTTACAATCGACAATGGATACTGTCTTCCTGAGAGT TTTGAGGATTGCACATTCGAGTGGCTCTGCTGGCCGCAGTGTAGGCAGCCATTCAGCGAGGAGATGGTGGAGTACATAAGGTCACTGGACGCCGAGGAGGACATCGCCATTCTGAGGTTCCATGGCTGGGACATGTCAGGCAAGTGTGAGCGCATCCTGTGCGTCACCACCATGCTACTCAAGAAAGGCGTGGACACGGGCCTCGCCGCGTTCCACATGAGGAGCATCTTGTGCAGGGATGGGGCCAGACGGTCCCCGGAGTGA
- the LOC9267054 gene encoding uncharacterized protein has protein sequence MAISPAGPGPLRGPAPTEAGAGGIFHPRVRWGRGPAFGRGGDGGNISLAGHISASPLASHHLPSPPLQSPLRRPASRLPSPPRLQLRAAATHRARRQRIGRQGAVGRRDRQGHAARLRRPARHARAWRGDGRSRRGCSAQAWRRPAIHVSNTPKYSRRFTCEVLLHLQYSKSPTVPCE, from the coding sequence atggcaatttccccCGCGGGGCCGGGTCCTCTGCGGGGACCCGCCCCTACGGAGGCAGGGGCGGGTGGGATTTTTCACCCGCGGGTGCGCTGGGGTCGGGGCCCCGCATTTGGCCGGGGAGGGGACGGGGGGAACATTTCACTCGCCGGCCACATCTCGGCGTCGCCACTCGCCAGCCaccatctcccctcccctcctctccaatCTCCCCTCCGGCGTCCGGCCTCACGTCTCCCATCCCCTCCACGGCTCCAGCtcagggcggcggcgacacacagggcgcggcggcagcgcatAGGGCGGCAGGGCGCAGTGGGGAGGCGAGACAGGCAAGGGCACGCGGCGAggttgcggcggccggcgagacaTGCAAGGGCGTGGCGAGGCGACGGGCGCAGCCGGCGAGGTTGCAGCGCACaggcgtggcggcggccggcgattcACGTCTCCAATACTCCCAAATACTCTAGGCGATTCACATGCGAGGTATTGCTCCATCTCCAAtactccaagtctccaactgTGCCTTGTGAATGA